The Candidatus Brocadia sp. genome includes the window CTTTTATTTTCCCCACAGATGGACGGTTGTCCGGATAGACAGCGCCCTGTAACATGTCATTTACTTTTTCAAAATATTTATTGAGTTTGCCATTATCCTGGTCTTCACGAATCTCGTCAGGCCATCTGGTGTTGTTAAAAACGTCGTCTTCCGGTTTAAAGATGACGTTCGCATTAATTAAAGATGTCCCACCAAGACCACAGCCCACAAAAACATCAACGTCCTCAGTTACACGATAGTCATATAATCCTAATGGATTGCTATCTGAACGAAACTGTGCAGTTACTTCATCGATTTCATCAGGAAACTCGCCCGGTATCCACTCTTTACCTCTTTCGAGAAGACAGACCTCATATCCTGCTGCTGCCAATCTTGCCGCAGTTATTGAGCCACCATAACCTGAACCAATGACTATAATTCCATAACGATCTTTCAGTTCTGTTATTGAATTAGATAACTTTGTGCTCATTGCGTTCCTCCCGGTATAAAAGATGAATACTTATTATCACTAATTAGTAAATGATAGAATACTATGATAGATTACATAATGTGGCGAAGCCGCAGCCAAAATAACCGCCCCTCTTTCCCCCCTTCGCAAGGAGGGGACTTCGTCGTGAGCTCAGTCGAACGATGAAGGAGAGGTAAAAAACTTCCTCAAAACTTGTCCTCATGAAAATGGGGAAAGAAGTTTTTATACAGTAATACTTTAGAGCAGCTACGCAGCGCTAGGGGATATTTGCATGTGAGAATTCAGTAATCTGCCCCTCCTTGTTTATGACTACCCGTCTGTAATATGGCGGTTGATTGCCTAGCCTTCGTATTCCACAGGATGCAGTTTGGACGATTACAGGACTCTGCCCCCACCATGCATACGGCTTGTCATGGTTAAAATTTTCGCTGTACCTGTCGTGATATATCCTGATCTCATGATTTTTATCTTTCTCTATCCTAAATTCAATATTCCGGTGGGCGTGTCCTGAAAAAACAATGTCTATTAACTTAAACTTACGATCCGCGTCCTGTTTTACCAGATCTCCCTCTCTGTATCCCATGCAGAGATAAAAGAACTCGCTCAGATAATAATTAATCGTTCCGTATGTCAGATTACATTCCTCTTCAGGAACCCACCTTGGTCCTGCCTTTCTTTCAACTTCCCGCAGGGTATCCATATCAACATGCTCGGGTGAGTTGATGGGAGGGGCGTGGAAAAAGATGAAATTTCTACCATGAGCATCTGGCTTCTTACTCACAGCTTTCATGACTTTCTCTAACCATACTATTTGGCTCCAATTATAATAAACCTGTTCTGGATCAAACGCCTTTGAATCGGGAGATCCTCCCAGGATATTATCCTTTACACCTATTTTCTTGAGGTATTTAATCTCTTTCTTATCCAAAATTTGCCCAATGAAAATATCAGATCCTGTATCCATAATTATAAAGCAATGGTTTCCATAGTAAAAGGCATAGTCAAGGTATGGGTTTATATATCTGAAATAATAATGAAGTGCGCAAGCTTCAGCATGGAGGGGATTGTCTATAATGAAGTCAGCTATTTTACGCGTCTGATATCTTATAAATTTATTAATCCCCCATGTTGCTATTCCTGCAATTCCGGCAATTATAAAATGAGAAACGTAATTTGCTATTGGATTTACCTTTTCTCCTATACCTATCAATCCTAAAAGCGGCAAAATATGCATGAGCCAGGTTCCTATAATACTGCCAAGAAACTTTTCCAACTGTATTTTCCATTTATCGGTTTTTTTCAGGGCGTCAAGGTTAAGTCTATTTAAGGCACCGCTCGTTATCTCTTCCGCCAATTTTGCCCTCTTATCCTCTGGGTATTCTGAAGAATCAAAGGATTTGTATCTATAGTGTTTAAGCTCATCTTCCATTAAGCCGAAAGTGTCTCGGTTGTACTTTGAAATGTTTGGATCGTAAGGGCGAAGACGCCAATCATGATTCCCGGTTGATGTAAAAACCGCTATTTTTATACCGGGATTATTCCGTTCCTTTTCCTTTCCTGCACCAGTAATTATATTAACGAAGGTTTTCCAATTGTTTTCATCTAAATTTATTTCGTCTTCCCAACCATGAAAGGCAAAATCTACTAAATCTCCTGTAATTACAACAAAGTCAAGTTCACCCTCCTCAGCCATACTGTTTGCTTTCTGGATAAACTTTCTCAGGTTATGGTTGAAGTTAATGTATCTCTTTGCGATGTCGTCTCCACTTCTCTTCTCATACTTTACTTTCAAGACTTCATCGAGGATCTCGTCATTCCGCGTGGCAACATGAAGATCGGTGACCTGAATGAATTTGCAGCCATCACCAAAGCTTTTAACAAATTGTACAGAATGGTAGTTAACCCTCTCCCACTTTTCTGATTGGTCTCTGTATACCAAATCGTAAAGACACGGAGGGCATTTTCCTCCCTTTTGAGATAAAAGAAGAGTTTCATAATCTTCTGTACTTTTACAATCGATACTGACCGCGATTTTCCAATACCGGGTATTCTCACCCATTACATTGTAATGGAACTCACTAGGAATAATCTCTCTCGTATCGTCTACACTATTGAAATCCGATAGTTGATACCAATGAATAATCTCCTCAGGTTCATCGCTAATAGATAGTGGAATATCTTTTTTATCTTCATTTCCTTTATGAGAAGGCCGTAAATATAAAGTTCCCGTGAAATCATCCTTTATGGGAACCTTGTTTCCCCTGTATTGTCCGGCTATTATTAACGAAAACACCTTCTCTTGCTTAAACTCCTCAGTAGAAATAATCTGCGGGCAACCGAGGTTAGGACTTATTATCAATGGAAAATCATCTCTTTTTGTCAATTGAATCTCTTTTCCTTTCTTTGGGTAATCATTCTGTATAATTTTAATAAACTGACAGTACTACCGTAGAGATCAAATACAGGTTTTTCCATGTTCTTCTACTTTTTCAATCCTGAAAATAAAAAAGCCTTACTGCAAAGATATATTTACAACATCTTCGGCAGTAAGGCTGTCTTTTTATGAAAGGTATTTTATGCTACTTCCCTGTATGCTTAAAAGACCCTTTACTTTGCGTCCTCTGATTGCTCAGAGTTTGCCTTTATCGTATTGTTTTTGTTTATATTCCTTCATGCTGACAAAAATCATAATTGTCAGTCTTCCGCATTAAAATATCAAAGTATCGTTGGAAGTCAAGGGAAAAAATAACACAGAATTCTACCGTTTCCATAGAATAGGTAAAAATATGAGGATTAAACTATAAATTTCCAGCCTTCCTAAGAGCATACAGAAACTTAAGATCCACTTGCCGGCATAAGCCACTTCGCTATAGTTAGCCATGGGACCGACCTTTGCCAGACCAGGACCGCAGTTGGCCATGCATGTCGCCACAGCGGAAAAGGCAGTAATTATGTCTGTATTTAAAGCCATTAATGCCAGTGTGAAAATACCAAAAAAACCTAAATATACGACGAAGAATACAGAACTTTCCGTAATAATCTCTTCACTTACGGACTCACCATTGAGCTTTACGTGTTTTATCATGCGCGGCCTTAATATCCTGCCAAATTCCCTTGCACTTGATTTTAGCAACAATAATATCCGAACGCATTTTATACCGCCACCCGTCGAACCAGCGCATGCGCCAATAAACATTAATAAAACCAGGAGAAATCTGGAGGCATTCGGCCATAAGTCAAAATCAGTGGAAACATAGCCAGCTCCGGTACATGCAGTTAACACTTGAAAAAAGGCGTATCGGAAAGAATTTCCCAAACCGTCATAACGGTCGTCCTTGATTCCGCCATTATACGATTCCGGTTGGCTGAAATATAAAGTTGTCGCTATAAATACAATTGCCGTCAAAATTAATCCTGCAAAAAATCGAAGCTCTGAATTTTTAAGAACCTTTTTGAATTCCTTTTGAAAACACTTGTAATACAGTGCAAAGTTACATCCGCAAATAAACATGAAGACCGCGACGACAATTTCAATGTAGAGGCTGTTATAATATGCAATACTCGTATTTTTTGTGGAAAAGCCACCAGTGGATACAGTACTGAAAGTATGACATATCGCATCAAAGATGGGCATACCCACGCTGAAGAGGAACAATATCATCGAGGCAGTGATGGCGAGATAGATATACCATAGCAATTTTGCCGTTTCACCTATTCTTGGTTTCAATTTATCAGCAGTAGGCCCGCTAACCTCGGCGCTAAAAAGTTGATACCCGCTTACGCCCATAGCAGGCAATAAGGCAACGAAGATGACGATAATTCCCATGCCGCCTAACCAGCAAGTAAATGACCTCCAAAAAAGGATGCTATATGGTAGTATCTCAACGTCTCTGAAAATAGATGCACCTGTGGTTGTAAAACCACTGGTCGTTTCAAAAACTGCGTCACAATATGTGGTACATACGCCTGAGAACTTGAAAGGAAGAGCTCCCAAAAAGATACATATGATCCAGCTGAGTGTTACAATGGTGATACTCTCTCGGATGCCAATATCTTTCTTTTTTCTAAAGAATGCCTTGCTTAGACCGCCCAAAATTCCTGCAATAATGATGGTGTAGATAAAGGCCCACATTGTAGTATCTTCTTTATAATAAAAAGCTACCCCTAATGGAATCAACAGTATACCGGCCAGCATAAGCGCAAGGTTGCTTACCGTATACAGGACAATGGAAATGTTCATAATCGACGTGCGTTAAAATTGGTGAATTTATGTCCGGTCTTTTTTACCTATGAAAAGGGATTGAACCTTTTCGATGGCATTGGGTAGGGCGAAGACGATGACTCTTTCGTCAGGATTAATAATGGTATTACCTGCCGGTATTTGCATGACGCCTTCGCGTACGATAGCGCCGAGGATAGAACCTTGTGGAAAAGGTGTTTCTCTGAGAGGTTTACCCACAATCTTAGAGCCTTCCTCGGCGACTAACTCGATAGCTTCTGCCTCACTCTGATGAAATTTTACAACGGAAAGCGTGTGGCCGCGCCGGATATGTTGCAATATAGAACCTACAGTAATAAGCCTTGGATTTATCACAATATCCATACCCAGGGAATTGATAATTGGTACGAATGTCGGGTCTACCGTAAGTACGATCGCCTTTTTTGCACCGAGCCTTTTTGCCAGTAACGAAGAGAGAATATTCGTTTGCTCATTTTCGGATAAGGCTACGAAAAAATCGGCAATATCAATGGACGATTCTTTCAGAAGGTCAATATCA containing:
- a CDS encoding TrkH family potassium uptake protein is translated as MNISIVLYTVSNLALMLAGILLIPLGVAFYYKEDTTMWAFIYTIIIAGILGGLSKAFFRKKKDIGIRESITIVTLSWIICIFLGALPFKFSGVCTTYCDAVFETTSGFTTTGASIFRDVEILPYSILFWRSFTCWLGGMGIIVIFVALLPAMGVSGYQLFSAEVSGPTADKLKPRIGETAKLLWYIYLAITASMILFLFSVGMPIFDAICHTFSTVSTGGFSTKNTSIAYYNSLYIEIVVAVFMFICGCNFALYYKCFQKEFKKVLKNSELRFFAGLILTAIVFIATTLYFSQPESYNGGIKDDRYDGLGNSFRYAFFQVLTACTGAGYVSTDFDLWPNASRFLLVLLMFIGACAGSTGGGIKCVRILLLLKSSAREFGRILRPRMIKHVKLNGESVSEEIITESSVFFVVYLGFFGIFTLALMALNTDIITAFSAVATCMANCGPGLAKVGPMANYSEVAYAGKWILSFCMLLGRLEIYSLILIFLPILWKR